TGGGAACCGACACAAGGGTTATCAAGTACTTAACAAAAAGGTTCATAAGCCATATTTGACCAATGACATCGGCGGGAACAATTCCCCAGAAGGCGCCGAAAGCAAAAATGGCATTATCTACGGGGATGCTTAACCCGTTGCTGACCATTACCCGTGCCCATTGATGTCTTGGCGTAACCCGATGAACAAACCAGTGGTAAATTTCTGTGTCCAACAGTTCACTTATCACCTCTGCCACTATCGAAGCAATGACTATTCGCCACACGGGCATGAGAACGGCGCGGAATTCTTCCTGTAAACCCCAGGACGGATCACCCGGTATCCGGGCACACCACCAGAGGTAAAAGGCCATAAATAGATTGATAAGCCCGGCAAGAATAATGAGAATTCTGGCATTTTTCTTCCCCAACCTTTTGTGCACCAGGTCTCTCAGGGTAAAAGTTACAGGATAGATAAAAGTACCCATGTCAACGGCAAGTCCGAAGACAACCCCTATTTTGAGACTGGCCACATCAGAGAGCATCTGAGTGGCCACATAGCCCGAAACAACAACTATGCCTAACGCTCCGTCACGTTGAGCTTTTATGCTTTCCGAAGGGCTGGACTCAATAGGCTCCATGCTACCTCATTACAGGTAATACTTATGCAGGTACTCAAGAACCATCCTATGGGTATTGAAGTAAGGGGTTATGTCGGCAATTGAATGCTTCATAATCCGCGTCCATTGATGGGGCGCCGCATAATACATCGTGACCATGTCGTCGAGATCCCGGTACAGATCCATGGCCGCTTCCTCATCGGTCTGTTCCTCGTCATCGCCTATCGCCCACCCGTTAACCCTGTCCCTACAGGCCTCACGCCACCATCCGTCGAGCACGCTCATATTGACACCTCCGTTGAAACATACCTTCATACCGCTGGTCCCGCAGGCTTCCCTGGGTCTTCTCGGAGTGTTCAACCATACATCCGCACCCTGGGTCATTAGCTGCGCAAGCCACATGTTATAGTTGGGCAAAAACACAAGGCGCAGACGATCCTCGTAACGATGGGCAATTTCCACAATCTGCCTTATGAGATCCTTACCTGCTTGATCCTGAGGATGGGCCTTGCCCGCAAAGATGAACTGCACACGATCGTACGACAGATTAAGAAGGTATTCAATGTCTGTAAAGATGAGCGTAGCCCGTTTATATGCCGCTGCCCGCCTGGCAAAGCAAATCGTCAGCATTTCGTCGGTAAATCCAACACCTGTCAAAGAATTAACATATCTTATCAGCCTCTTTTTCGCCTCAAGCTTGGCAGATCTAATTGCATCATCGGGAATGTTCACAGCATCCCTGAGAACTTGAGGCTGTTTTCTCCATTCGGGCACATACGAATCGAAAAGCTTAGCAAATTCCGGTCCGGTCCAGGTCAGGTGATGAACTCCATTCGTTATGTGCCCTATGTCGTAGCCGGGAAACATCTGACGGGAGATCTCACCGTGAAGCTCACTAACCCCGTTGCTTGCACGGGAAAGGTTTAAAGCCAGGAGAGTCATGTTGAGACTCTCTTCTCCGGCCAGCTCTTTGATGTTGGACGGGAGGTAATCCCCCAGCACATGATAGGCCATATCATAGGGAAAGCGATCATGGCCTGCCGGTACCGGCGTGTGAGTCGTGAATATGCACCTGTGCCTAACCTTCTCTTCGTCGCCATCAAGATCCCTCAGCAAAGCAAGAGTCAAAAAAGCTGCGTGGCCTTCGTTCATGTGGTAGGTGGTTATGTCGGGTTCGAGTTTTTTGAGTATCAGATATCCCCCTATTCCGAGCACAACCTCCTGAACTATCCTTGTGTACTGGTCACCGCCGTAGAGGTACTGGGTTATCATCCTGTCTTCAGGGGCATTATCGGGAAGATCCGTATCGAGAAAATAAACACTGGTCTGCCCGTTCAGCCCACGGTAGCGATACTTCCACGCTCCTACCGCCACATTGCGACCGGCAATGGAAAGATTGACCTTAAAGGGGATCGGTTCCATGTAGCCCCGGGGATCGAAAAGTGGATATGCCTCAAGCTGTATGCCATCAGGAGTCAAATGCTGAAGAAAATAGCCCCGCTTGTAAAGCAGGGTAACTCCCACGACAGGCAGTGCAAGGTCCGCACTGGATTTCAGATGATCCCCTGCGAGAATCCCCAGCCCCCCTGAATAAGTGGGAATATTCTCGTCAATGCCGATTTCCATGGAAAAATATGCAATCTTCATCTCGCCCCTCACATTTTCCACCTTTAAAAACCCGGATACGCTTGAAAAGGCATATTATCGTTAACGGGACCGGGTAATCAACCGAATCTTATTTCGCAGGACTTCAAAGATGTTGTTGCAACGGGCACGATAATTTCCTAAATAGAAATTCTCGCTTAACTTTAACCGGTAACCCGAAACTGCGAAAAGCCTATGAAGGACTTGCTTAAGCAGATCATCGACAGCATACCATATCCTCTTGGTATTGTAGATACCCGCGGGGACATCATCCTGAATCCTGAAGCCCTGTCTCACATGGGACAGATCGAAATCCCTCAATGGCAACAAATGCTGGCAAACAGGATTACAACCTTTGAGGTCATTACCTCTTCCAGGCGACTTGTTGCGGTCCGGTCGGTACCGCTGACGGGAAGGGAAGCCCTTCTGGTATTCGAGGAGCCTGATCAAGCCGACATCCCCAGAGAC
This Thermodesulforhabdus norvegica DNA region includes the following protein-coding sequences:
- a CDS encoding queuosine precursor transporter is translated as MEPIESSPSESIKAQRDGALGIVVVSGYVATQMLSDVASLKIGVVFGLAVDMGTFIYPVTFTLRDLVHKRLGKKNARILIILAGLINLFMAFYLWWCARIPGDPSWGLQEEFRAVLMPVWRIVIASIVAEVISELLDTEIYHWFVHRVTPRHQWARVMVSNGLSIPVDNAIFAFGAFWGIVPADVIGQIWLMNLFVKYLITLVSVPMIYFVPEGSAIR
- the glgP gene encoding alpha-glucan family phosphorylase translates to MKIAYFSMEIGIDENIPTYSGGLGILAGDHLKSSADLALPVVGVTLLYKRGYFLQHLTPDGIQLEAYPLFDPRGYMEPIPFKVNLSIAGRNVAVGAWKYRYRGLNGQTSVYFLDTDLPDNAPEDRMITQYLYGGDQYTRIVQEVVLGIGGYLILKKLEPDITTYHMNEGHAAFLTLALLRDLDGDEEKVRHRCIFTTHTPVPAGHDRFPYDMAYHVLGDYLPSNIKELAGEESLNMTLLALNLSRASNGVSELHGEISRQMFPGYDIGHITNGVHHLTWTGPEFAKLFDSYVPEWRKQPQVLRDAVNIPDDAIRSAKLEAKKRLIRYVNSLTGVGFTDEMLTICFARRAAAYKRATLIFTDIEYLLNLSYDRVQFIFAGKAHPQDQAGKDLIRQIVEIAHRYEDRLRLVFLPNYNMWLAQLMTQGADVWLNTPRRPREACGTSGMKVCFNGGVNMSVLDGWWREACRDRVNGWAIGDDEEQTDEEAAMDLYRDLDDMVTMYYAAPHQWTRIMKHSIADITPYFNTHRMVLEYLHKYYL